The genomic window GTATGATGCTACAAGTAGATCCTACGGTTGCCTATGCGCAAGGGGAACATATTTATATGACCACATATGACGATTTAGAGGTAGATTCACCTTATAATACGTATCAGCATACAGGTTTACCGCCAGGTCCAATTTCTACTGTGCGAGAGGAAGCGCTCGTTGCGGCAGCTGATCCAAATGAAACAAATTATCTTTACTTTTATGCCCGTTATAATGGCGAGATTATTTATAATGAAGAGTATGATGCTCATTTAGAGGCAAGAGATACGTATCGTCATGAATGGCAAGAGGCAGCAGAGGATACTGAATAAAGTAAGCATAGGGAGCAACGTGCTCCCATGCTTTTTTCGTAAAAGGATGTTCGAACGTACATGATAAATGAAGAAATGATCTCATATATTGCATCTTTAAACCGTGCAAAAAGCAAACTGGTTCTTGAAATGGAAGCATTGGCTCGCAAAGAAAACGTGCCGATTATGGATGAACTGTCATTAAGCGCAATGGTTTCCATTTTGCAAGCACAGCAACCAAAGCGAATTTTAGAAGTAGGGACAGCGATTGGTTATTCTGCTATACGATTAGCGGAAGCGCTTCCTTCAACAACCATTATTACCATTGAGCGGGATGAGCACCGCTACGAACAAGCTGTAGCTCATATTGAACGGGCGGGACTATCGGACCGAATTATTCCTTATCTGGCTGATGCAGAAGATGCCGTTCATTTGCTTACACCCTACCTTCCTTTTGACAGTATTTTTATTGATGCTGCTAAAGGAAAATATCAAGCATTCTTTGAACAGTTTGAACCGCTTTTATCAGATAATGGTGTTATCTTAAGTGATAATATTTTATTTAGAGGGCTTGTAGCTAAACAAGATTTATCTATGGAGCCTAAGCGAATTCAAAAGCTGGTTTCAAAAATAAAGCACTACAATGAATGGCTTAGTCAACACACTGAGTTTTACACATCCATTATTCCAATCGGAGACGGTATAGCTTGTAGTACGAGAATAAAGAGGGAAGATTATGACAATAAATCAAAATAGACCTGTTATTATAGGGGTAGCTGGTGGTACTGGTTCTGGCAAAACAACCGTTGCAAAAGAAATTTTTAATCAATTTAACCAATCTTCTATTGTTTTGATTGAACAAGATGCTTACTATAAGAATCAAGATCATCTTGCGTTTGAAGACCGATTAAAAACAAATTACGATCATCCGCTTGCATTTGACAATGAGTTGCTTTATGCTCACCTGAGACAGCTTGTTGATCGCACGCCTATTTACAAACCTGCATATGACTATGCGCAGCATACACGTGCAAAGGAAGTACTGGAAATCGAACCGAAAGACGTCATTATTTTAGAAGGGATTTTAATTCTAGAAGATGAGCGTTTACGCAGTATGATGGACATTAAAGTATTTGTTGACACGGATGCTGACATTCGTATTATGAGGCGACTTTTAAGGGATACAAAAGAAAGAGGGCGTACGATTGAATCTGTTATCGAGCAATATACCAATGTGGTTCGTCCGATGCATTTACAATTTATTGAACCAACGAAGCGTTATGCAGACGTGATTATTCCTGAAGGTGGAGAAAATAAAGTTGCGATTGATTTAATGGCAACAAAGATCAGAACGGTTATCCAACAAAAGCAGGATTCAAACATCTAATGATATAGATTCTTTACTAACATTGAGGAGTGAATGAAAGAATGGCTGAAGAGAAAAAACATTATATGACAGAAGAAGGAAAAAAGAAATTAGAAGATGAATTGCAACATTTAATTACGACTCGACGTAAAGAAGTAGTCGAGCGTATCAAAATAGCTAGAAGTTTTGGCGATTTATCAGAGAACTCCGAGTACGACTCCGCAAAGGAAGACCAGGCGTTTGTAGAAGGTCGAATTGCACAACTTGAAAAAATGATTCGTAATGCTGTCATGATTGAAAAAGAAAAAACAGCAAGTAATGTTGTATCACTTGGTAAAACAGTACGTCTAATTGAATTACCTGATGGGGATGAAGAAGAGTACACCATTGTTGGTTCAGCTGAATCAGACCCACTTGATGGGAAGATTTCAAATGACTCCCCAATGGCACAAAGCTTATTAGGGAAAACGGTTAAAGATAAAGTCACGGTCAATACGCCAGCTGGTGAAATGGAAGTAGAAATTTTAGAGATTCGCTAATAGTAAAAAAGTCTCCTTTTTCTGTTTAACTGAAGGAGACTTTTTTCGCTTGCTAAGTGATACCTGTTGCGGTTTAATTAGAACGAGCTATAATGGAGTAGAGAGATAGGAGGGAATTTACACTATGGGCCAACGTTATGAAAGCCGTAAAGATAAACGAAAAAACCAAATCCTTAACATCGCGATTACCATTGTTGTCATTCTAATTCTCTTTTTTGGAGGTACATTAGTCGTAAATATGGTGAATCAAGACCAAACTGCTACAGAAGAGAGCAGACAAATTATAGACCCTGATTCAGATGAATCGGATGAGTCTAGTGATAATGAGGAAACAGAAGACGAGGCAAATGAAGAAGATGCTTCAAATGAAGAAGACGGTATAGATGAGGAAGAAGCGACTGAAGAGGACGATGCCAACGAAGAAGAAGATGGCGGACAAGCTGAAGTAGGGGATGTGTTACCAACAGAGCAAACGAACCCTGCTCCAAATAACTTCGGTGGTCAAAATTGGAATGAGATGGAACAAGCAGCATATAATGCAACTGGTCTATCGAGTAGTACGAGTGATACCATTTGGATTGGAAACGGTGGATCGACTACGAGTGCCATTGTGACGCTATTAGATAAAGGCACGGGGCTGTATTATCAAGTTCGTTTACAGTGGGTAGAATCCCCAGAACTTGGCTGGCAAATTGAATCAGTGAATCAATCGGAAACAAATCCGAATTAAAGAACCAAAGCCTTTCCATTCACACTGTATGGAGAGGCTTTTCTTTGCTCGAAAGGAAAAATCGTATTGAAGTAAAGAAAACGGACTATTCAATGCTTAAAGAATAGACTTTTTTAGTGAAACAAGTGAAAGCAATGTGTATACTAGTTGAGGAAGCATTTTGCTAGGGAAAGGATGAATTAAATGAAAATAGGCATCATCGGCGCAATGGAAGAAGAGGTTAATTATTTAAGAAAGCAAATGACGGATGTAACGGTAACAGTTATTGCAAATTGTGAGTTTACAGACGGCAATTTGAACGGTACAAATGTTATTTTAACAAAATGCGGAATTGGTAAAGTGAACGCCGCTTTAGCAACGTCTATTTTAAACGATCGCTATCAACCAACATATGTTATTAATACAGGTGTAGCAGGCGGTTTAAACCAAACGATGGCTGTAGGGGATTTGGTTATCTCAACAGAAGTGCGTCATCACGATGTAGACGCAACTGTATTTGGATATGAGTATGGTCAAGTACCAGGTATGGTTTCAGCATATTTACCTGAACCAACTCTAATTGAAGCAGCAAAGGACGCTGCAACCAAGGTTGGCTTTCACGTTGAGGAAGGTTTAGTTGTAACAGGAGATTCGTTTATGGACGATGAAGAGCGAGTGAACGCTGTCAAAGTGCGTTTTCCAACTGCATTTTGTGCAGAAATGGAAGCTGCTGCGATTGCACAAGTCTGTCATCAATACGGAACACCTTTTGTCATTATACGTGCATTATCTGACGTTGCTGGGCAAGATGCGAAAATGTCTTATGACACCTTTTTAGAAAAATCAGCTGTCAATTCAGCGAAACAAGTCATGCTAATGATTGAGTCATTGGCGTAACGTTTTTTTCCAGTTGAGGAAAGAGTCTTCGCTTCTTTTAAGCACGTCATCTGTTATGATGAGGGAAAGGGGGAAGCGGAGTGGATCAAAGAGATAAACTAGTATATGCAAAAAAAGACTATCATGCTTTTTGTCTTGTGTTTTTAGGTATTGGTTTCTTTTTAACTGTGGGTTTATGGCTTCCAGAACCCTATCGAATTGAAACAACGTTGGCATTAGCTGTTATTGTAGGCGCCTGTCTTGTTTTTTCCAGTGGCTGTTTTGTCTTGTCTTGGCTAGCAAATATGCGTTTACAACGATTAAATAATAAAGAATAAAAAAAGCTGTCCCAAAAGTCCTGTAGCAGACTTGACGGACAGCTTTTTTATAAAGGCGGAAGCCCTTGTTTTATGATTTTATATGCTCTAGAAATTCTTGTAAGATACGAGCAGTTAACCCCCATATAATATGCTCTTTATACACATAAAAAGATTCTGGGGTACTATAGCGCTTGTCTTGATAAGCGACGGCATTGGCAATACGATCGATAGGAAAATCTTTTCCAGGCTTAATGATAACATCTACATAGCCAATTTCAGGCGGTGTAGAGAGTAGTACGGCTACTGGAACGGTAAACCAATCTTCTACTTCAGCTGTGTTCGGTTTAATCTCATCTAGTGAATCAATATACGCAACGAAAGGATGAATGAGGCCACGCCGAGGAGATTCGATTTTATTTAGAGAAGAAAGAATCGTTACTTTCTCTTGTTTTATACCAAACTCTTCATGGAACTCTCTTAAAGCAGCGGCTTGCGCATCTTGATCATCTCGATCAATTCGACCTCCAGGAAAACAAGTCTCACCAGGTTGAGCATGTAACGTTAATGCTCGAACTTGGAATAGAATATGAAGTTCATCTTTTATGGAAACAAGGGGCAAAAGAACGGCAGCATCACGCACATAGTTTTTCTTTTGAGGTGTTGAAAGCTTCTGTTTAATTTCTTCTAAATTCACAATACCCTCCAACTGAAAAATACTGTTAGATCTTGTTACAATCTCAATGAAATCGTTTGGATCATCCATTATAGTAATATATAAGGAAAGGATATAACCCTTGCTTTCTAATTGTTCTTTCTTGTCTCTCTCCCCAATTGGGCGACCATATTATGTGGTCGCCACTTTTTTTTGCTTAATAAATAAGAGAAAGAAACTCTTCTTTACTAATAGATCCAAAATATGCTTTTAAATCCGCCGAATCAAGTACCTGAGCTAGCTCACTAGCATCGTAGCGCTTGCCAACGAGTTGTTCTTCAAGTCCACTCACATCAGCTACCCCAAAAAAATCACCAAAAATCTTACAGTCACTTATAACGCCTTTTTTAACATTTAAGCGTAAGTCAATGGTTCCAATTGGAAATCGTTTTGACCGCTGAATATCAAAGGCTGGGGATTTACCATAATTCCAGTCCCAACTTTGATAGCGCTCAGAAGATAATGCGTTAATTTCTTTCCATTCCTCTTCAGTTATCACATGCTCTGGAATGTCTTCCTGCCCATTAAAAATGTATTGTAAAAGCATAGACTTAAACTCTTCCATTGTCATCGGCTGTTTAAGAAACTCAGAAATATTTGCCACTCGACTTCGGATAGATTTAATCCCTTTTGATTTTATTTTATCATCCTTCACACGAAGCGCAGAAACGACGTTTTCAATTTCAGATTGCAACATTAATGTACCGTGAGAAAACATTCTTCCTTTTGTTGTAAACTGGGCATTACCAGAGATCTTTCTTTCTCCAACTTGAATGTCATTTCTACCACTTAATTCAGCCTGAACCCCAAGCTGTTTTAATGCTTGTACAACGGGCTCCGTAAATTTTTTGAAGTTATGAAAAGAATCTCCGTCATCCTTTGTAATGAAGCTAAAATTTAAATTGCCCAAATCGTGATAAACCGCGCCACCTCCTGAAAGACGACGAACGACATGTAGATTGTTGTCTTTCACATAATCGAGGTTAATTTCTTCAAATGTATTTTGATTTTTACCAATAATAATGGACGGTTCGTTAATATAAAATAAGAGGTAAGATTCATTAGGGTCAAGGTTTTTTAATGCCCATTCTTCGATTGCTAAATTGATCCGAGGATCTGTCAGATTGTTGTTATTAATAAACTTCATAGTAGAACTCCCTTCCGTACTCGTACACTTACTAGTATACTCATTTTACTCCAGTAAATCGAGGGATTCGTTTCCTTCTCAGATAGCTTTAAGATACCGAATAAGAAAAAGCTTGTTTTGTTTGTTGAAAACAAGCTAGTGCCATAAACATGTCGTATTTGCACATCTTCTTTTCATAATAAAAAGAAGCAAGGAGGTTAGTTCCCCTTGCCACGACTGTGCTTATAAAATTCATGGAACAACTTCATTAACGCCCGTTTCTCAATCCGAGACACATAGCTTCTAGAAATTTTTAACTCTTTCGCGATTTCTCTTTGCGTACGTTCTTCCTCCATATTCAAACCAAAACGACCGATGACAACTTCTTTTTCTCGTTCATCTAACACATGAATGTATTCATATATTTGCTTTTTTTCCATTTCCGCTTGCAAAATATCAACAATATCATCTGCATCTTCTTGTAAAATGTCGATAAGACTAATTTCATTACCTTCTTTGTCCGTTCCAATTGGATCATGAAGGGATACGTCTTTCTTTACTTTTTTTAATGCCCTCAAATGCATTAGAATCTCCGTTTTGATGTCACAAAGTAAACGGAAATATTTAACATGAGACTACCTATAAGGTGGTCTTTAATTTTTATTTTGTTCTGCTTGCCATCTTAAATATTTAAGGTGCTTAGCAAGTTCTTGTCTTTCCTCTTCGGTAATTTCTCCGTATTCATCATCAAAGTAAACTTTCTTCTTGTCGCTATTATCTCGCAGATCGTTAGCTTCGAGTAAATAACCTGCATTTGTATATAAATCAATTAATTCCACTTTTAAATGCTTAGACAAAGTAGACAAAGTTTCCATAGATGGTTTTTGTGTTCCGTTTTCAATACGCGCAATGGTTCCATTAGATAAACCACTTGCTTCTGCTAATTGACGTTGGCTTTTAAATCCACTTTCTTTTCGGAGCTTGGCAATGTATGTACCGAGTTTTTTAGCTTCCATAATAAACACCTCTATCAATGTTATAAGCTTATTTTAGCAGTATTGTGTCGTACTTTAAACAAAAACATGGATAATTTGAAAAATAACTGTTGCGTACAATACACATGTGTAGTAGACTAAACGTGTAGAGGCGAAACGAACGAAGAAAGGAGGTTAGGATTTGAAGATCGTACTGGATATAGAAGCTTTTGAAAGAGCTCAAAAAGAGATGGGCCTTAACAATAGTGAGTTAGCGAGAAAAATGAAAATTTCTCGAAGTCGATTGTGGAGAGCTAAGCTACCTGTAACGCATACAAATTTTTGTTACCCTGGTGAAGATTTTATAACGGGATCGTTATCAGTGTTCAAAGATAAGAAATTTGATGATTTATTTTTTTTATCGAATGTGTGTAGCGAATACACGAAAGTTATATAAGGAGGGGTAATTCATGAAGGTCACTGTGTTGTATGGTCCACATTTTAAAGCAAATGTAAATCGTTGTTACGACTATTTAGTTAAAAGATACCAAGAAGAATTAAACAAACCAAACAAAAAGGAGGCTTAACAATGATCGAACCTACATCAGAAATCAAACGCCGCTGCATCGAACTAGTTATCGAGGATTACTTAGAAGGATCGCCACACACGCTCATTGATCGCTCATTCTTTAGAGATTTTGACCGACTTAAAGGCGTTATCGCATTAGAGCTACACAAGCACGGATTTCGCACATTAAGCATTAAAGGGGATTTGTTGGTAACTAAATTTTAGGAAGGAAGTGTGAAAGTGAACATTTTTCAGAAGTTAGTAGAAGTAAGAAAAGCAGTACCTTATCTACAGAAGTCGCAACAAGGACAACAGTATCAATATGTTGGATCAAGTCAGGTACTAGCAGCAGTTAGAGAAAAGATGGATGAATTGCAGTTGCTTCTTATTCCATCAATTACAGATAAGACTCTCCACTTGTCGGCAATCGAGCAATTCAATAAGGATTCAGACAAGCCTTTTAAACGGACTACGACCTACTTCACTGAGTTGGAAATGAAAATGACATGGGTGAATGCAGAAAAGCCAGAAGAGAAAATAGAGATACCGTGGTATGCACAAGGTGTAGATATCGCAGGGGAAAAGGGTGTTGGTAAGGCGTTAACTTACGGGGAGAAATATTTCCTATTAAAGCAGTTTAATATCTCAACAGATAAAGACGATCCAGACGCATTTCAAGATAAACAAGAACAGAGCAAACCTAAGCCAAAGCCAGAAATGCCTAGTACAGAGTTAATCGACAACATAAAAAACACAGCGAATGAATTAGCGGAATTACGAGGTACTGACCCGGCGACTGTGTTCGAAAACTTGAAGATCAAGGATCTAAGCAAATTAAACAAACAACAAGCAGAACAGATCTTAACAAAACTCGAAAACTGGTTCAAGCAAGCCCAACAAAAAGCTATAGAGACACAAAAATAGGACGCTCCCAACCACGAAAGCGTCCTAACATAAAAAGGTTAGTCCGATTATAACACACTTTCTATTAAATGGAGGCTCTTATGAGTACAAAACCAAAACAAATTACAAATGCACAACGTTTAACCGAAATGATAGCCTGTGTAGTTCTTGGAATAGTCCTCACGTTAGCTTGGGTGAATATATGAATGAAAATGACAAGTTCATCCGAACGGCTATAAGCAACTTTGGCATAATACAGCAACAACAGTATGAAAAGGGGATCAAGAAGTACGGTGCTCCCTTTAACCCTGACCACTTTAACCAGCGTGAAGTATCAGCTCACGCATTTGAGGAGCTAGCCGATCTCCTTGTCTATGTATCCGGCATGTCCGAGAAACTTAGCAAGCAGGAACAGAAAATAAACAAGCTAGAGACATCTTTAAAGCTTGTCAGAAACGAAGCATTAAGGGATTCTCCAGATAGAGAAAGGATCAATCTACTATATCGCAAAGCCCTCTTTCTAACGGATTTACACATGTTCTAACGTAGTCTTATCGAGTCAGAATCATTTGTCTATTATATACAGCGGTTAGGGTACTAGCCGCTTAGTATTCATAAACTGTGCGGTAAATGTGACATAAGAAAAACCCTAATGAGGGTTAGGGTCAGTTCTCTTTTACAGTCCAATGATCCCAAACATCAACTTCTCGTAAAAGCATGCTATTTAATTTTATTGCCATTGCTTCAGCTTCATTGTATGTATTGAAATACCTGGGCTGCTTGCCACTCATAAGAGTATGTGTATTGCCGTTTATGTTACGGCTGAGAACAAACATGTGATCCCTCCTATACTATTATTTTTATCACAGTATAGAGCTAAAGGGCAAATTGAAAGTATTGTAAACGAATTAAGTCAGTAGTATGACCAAACGAAGTCCACAAACTGTAGGGGAGGAACTTATGATGAGAATGGAACAATTGGAAATTATAGATTACGTAATTAATAGAGGTGGAAACCTATTAGACTCTGTATTGGAGCTAATTGGAGGTTATGAAAGCATTTCTCAAAAAATCAATGATAATTTCTACGTGCTCACATATGAAGAGCAGTTAGAAGTAGTGAGGGTAATTATGCTAAGAGGGTTGGGCAGAGTAGAAGAATAAAGCGCAGTATGACCAAACGAAGTCCATAAACTGTAGGGGAGATGTGGAAATGGAAAATGTAATTCAATTTATGCAAAGTTTATTTGATGACATGGACGACATACATTGGCACATTGTAGGAATGGCAGATTACGAAGAAGTGGAAGAAGACGGATTGTTTTATGCAAAAGTGAAGGATTATGGAGAGTATGAAAAGCAAGACAAAATCTATATTCAGCAAACAACTGGTTATTCAGGTGATGATTATTCAGGAACGATAATTAAACCAATAACCGATTCCAAAGCCTTAGTAGTTCAATTTAGTTGCTAGCGCAGTATGACCAAACAGCTATAATAAAAAGCCCCTTATTAGGGGCAAGTCTCTTAAGGTCTTTCTAGACAATATTCTTCTTTAGGACAAGCATTAGCATCAGCTGATGGCAAAGATGCAGATATTCCTGCGATAACAACTAGAGCAATAAAAAATTTTTTCATAGTAATATTCCCCTTTTCTAATAAATGATTAGTTTTAATGTGGACAGAGTTGCCAATTAGGTGAATTGTTCGGACAAGCAAATGCTGTTGAAGGTGAGCTGAATGAAACGATTGCTATTACAGTGAAAGCGGCAAGAACAATTTTTTTCATATTAATTACCTCCTTTAACAATTTTTGTTGAACAATTAAACTATACATTCTTTTCTGAAAACTTACAACGAGATGTAACATATTATCACACGATTTATCAATTTTAAAAGCAATTTCGACAATCAAACAGCGATAAGGAGGATTTAACATGACAGATAAACAATTATGGGGCGTCTGTTTTGCAGATGAAGACGGTGCCTTACACATACAAGAGACGAACTATAACGATAAGAAAGTTGCTTTAGTGTTTGATGATTATGACAGAGCGTTACACGAAGCGTTCCAGTGGTCGCATGAAAACCAAGCAGAGTATTTAGTGCAGCCTGTATATCTAAAGCCCGGAGATACCCGGAGTTACTAAACAATTAGGCTAATCATAGCTCCTGCCGAGCGAATTACATCATGTTCGGCAAGAGCACGTTCATAAATAAGAAGTAACCTAAGATACCAATGGATAAGCCTACTGCAAAAGTAATGATTGCTTTCAGTTTTGTTGACATTTTCCAATCACCTCTTGCACAAGGGTAACATAAAAAAGGCTACTGCCACTAGGAGGATAAGCAATGGAAAGCAAAACGTTTGAGGCTAATCATGATCTTGCCATTATAGTAAACAGTCGTAAATCCGCCGTCATTCTAGAACTAGCAACAAAGGAATCGGAAGAAGCATATGGATTTAACTTTTACTTCACTAAAGAGTTATTTAATGATTTTGTTGCTTACATTAAGCGTGTCTCATTGTTGGCATGGCCTTCAATTGTTCCAAGAGAAGCAGATAGCATGGGTTCGGACTATTACGAGTATTACGATAGAGAATTGGACAATAACGGTTACCTTCGAATACTAACCAACGGATTATATATCGAAAGACCTGACAACGATTATCAGAGGCTATACAAGTTCAATAAAAAGAAAATGGAATCGTTCTTGTACGATCTTGAAAAGGAAGCAGAAAAGCCAATTCCACTAGGGGGATAAGTATGGAAATAAATCGCAGACGCAAACGAGCCATTGAAAAGGAACGCGTTACAATGGAACGCTACGAGGATTGGAAAGAGTGGGTTCTAATGACTGGTGGCACTTTGTACAAAGGTAAAGACGGAAGGATTCATGGTGTGCATTACGGTAACTGATGCTGCCTATATAGGAGGGGGAACGGAATGGATAACATTATAAATCGAATCCATCACATGGACTGCTTAGAGGGGATGAAATTAATCCCTGACAAGTCCATTGACATGATTCTCTGCGATTTGCCTTATGGCACAACTCAAAACAAATGGGATTCGGTTATCCCTGTTGAAACTCTGTGGAAAGAGTACAAAAGATTGATAAAAGATAACGGGGCAATCATATTAACTGCAGTCAAACCTTTTTCATCCCTGCTTATAAGTGGCAATCCGAAAATGTATCGGTACGACATTATTTGGAGAAAGAACAAAAGTACAGGCTTTCTGAATGCAAAGAAAATGCCATTACGAAGTCATGAAGAGATATTGGTCTTTTACAAAAAGCTACCTTCATACAATCCTCAGAAAACCATTGGACATAGACCGGTAAACAGCTTCACAAAGAATACTAGTGACGGAACCAACTATGGACAAACAACTATAGGGATTTCTGGTGGTGGACAGACTGATA from Shouchella hunanensis includes these protein-coding regions:
- a CDS encoding lipoate--protein ligase; amino-acid sequence: MKFINNNNLTDPRINLAIEEWALKNLDPNESYLLFYINEPSIIIGKNQNTFEEINLDYVKDNNLHVVRRLSGGGAVYHDLGNLNFSFITKDDGDSFHNFKKFTEPVVQALKQLGVQAELSGRNDIQVGERKISGNAQFTTKGRMFSHGTLMLQSEIENVVSALRVKDDKIKSKGIKSIRSRVANISEFLKQPMTMEEFKSMLLQYIFNGQEDIPEHVITEEEWKEINALSSERYQSWDWNYGKSPAFDIQRSKRFPIGTIDLRLNVKKGVISDCKIFGDFFGVADVSGLEEQLVGKRYDASELAQVLDSADLKAYFGSISKEEFLSLIY
- a CDS encoding YrrS family protein, which gives rise to MGQRYESRKDKRKNQILNIAITIVVILILFFGGTLVVNMVNQDQTATEESRQIIDPDSDESDESSDNEETEDEANEEDASNEEDGIDEEEATEEDDANEEEDGGQAEVGDVLPTEQTNPAPNNFGGQNWNEMEQAAYNATGLSSSTSDTIWIGNGGSTTSAIVTLLDKGTGLYYQVRLQWVESPELGWQIESVNQSETNPN
- the greA gene encoding transcription elongation factor GreA produces the protein MAEEKKHYMTEEGKKKLEDELQHLITTRRKEVVERIKIARSFGDLSENSEYDSAKEDQAFVEGRIAQLEKMIRNAVMIEKEKTASNVVSLGKTVRLIELPDGDEEEYTIVGSAESDPLDGKISNDSPMAQSLLGKTVKDKVTVNTPAGEMEVEILEIR
- a CDS encoding helix-turn-helix domain-containing protein, with the protein product MEAKKLGTYIAKLRKESGFKSQRQLAEASGLSNGTIARIENGTQKPSMETLSTLSKHLKVELIDLYTNAGYLLEANDLRDNSDKKKVYFDDEYGEITEEERQELAKHLKYLRWQAEQNKN
- the udk gene encoding uridine kinase, with the translated sequence MTINQNRPVIIGVAGGTGSGKTTVAKEIFNQFNQSSIVLIEQDAYYKNQDHLAFEDRLKTNYDHPLAFDNELLYAHLRQLVDRTPIYKPAYDYAQHTRAKEVLEIEPKDVIILEGILILEDERLRSMMDIKVFVDTDADIRIMRRLLRDTKERGRTIESVIEQYTNVVRPMHLQFIEPTKRYADVIIPEGGENKVAIDLMATKIRTVIQQKQDSNI
- a CDS encoding YrhC family protein; the encoded protein is MDQRDKLVYAKKDYHAFCLVFLGIGFFLTVGLWLPEPYRIETTLALAVIVGACLVFSSGCFVLSWLANMRLQRLNNKE
- a CDS encoding ERF family protein translates to MNIFQKLVEVRKAVPYLQKSQQGQQYQYVGSSQVLAAVREKMDELQLLLIPSITDKTLHLSAIEQFNKDSDKPFKRTTTYFTELEMKMTWVNAEKPEEKIEIPWYAQGVDIAGEKGVGKALTYGEKYFLLKQFNISTDKDDPDAFQDKQEQSKPKPKPEMPSTELIDNIKNTANELAELRGTDPATVFENLKIKDLSKLNKQQAEQILTKLENWFKQAQQKAIETQK
- the mtnN gene encoding 5'-methylthioadenosine/S-adenosylhomocysteine nucleosidase yields the protein MKIGIIGAMEEEVNYLRKQMTDVTVTVIANCEFTDGNLNGTNVILTKCGIGKVNAALATSILNDRYQPTYVINTGVAGGLNQTMAVGDLVISTEVRHHDVDATVFGYEYGQVPGMVSAYLPEPTLIEAAKDAATKVGFHVEEGLVVTGDSFMDDEERVNAVKVRFPTAFCAEMEAAAIAQVCHQYGTPFVIIRALSDVAGQDAKMSYDTFLEKSAVNSAKQVMLMIESLA
- a CDS encoding O-methyltransferase translates to MINEEMISYIASLNRAKSKLVLEMEALARKENVPIMDELSLSAMVSILQAQQPKRILEVGTAIGYSAIRLAEALPSTTIITIERDEHRYEQAVAHIERAGLSDRIIPYLADAEDAVHLLTPYLPFDSIFIDAAKGKYQAFFEQFEPLLSDNGVILSDNILFRGLVAKQDLSMEPKRIQKLVSKIKHYNEWLSQHTEFYTSIIPIGDGIACSTRIKREDYDNKSK
- a CDS encoding DNA-methyltransferase; translation: MDNIINRIHHMDCLEGMKLIPDKSIDMILCDLPYGTTQNKWDSVIPVETLWKEYKRLIKDNGAIILTAVKPFSSLLISGNPKMYRYDIIWRKNKSTGFLNAKKMPLRSHEEILVFYKKLPSYNPQKTIGHRPVNSFTKNTSDGTNYGQTTIGISGGGQTDRYPTSVWDISVINNDDPEKTHPTQKPVELFSKLIKTYTAEDDVVLDNCMGSGTTAVAALETNRKFIGFEIEKEYVDLANERLNRLATTV
- a CDS encoding NUDIX hydrolase; translation: MNLEEIKQKLSTPQKKNYVRDAAVLLPLVSIKDELHILFQVRALTLHAQPGETCFPGGRIDRDDQDAQAAALREFHEEFGIKQEKVTILSSLNKIESPRRGLIHPFVAYIDSLDEIKPNTAEVEDWFTVPVAVLLSTPPEIGYVDVIIKPGKDFPIDRIANAVAYQDKRYSTPESFYVYKEHIIWGLTARILQEFLEHIKS